A region of Carboxydocella sporoproducens DSM 16521 DNA encodes the following proteins:
- a CDS encoding sensor histidine kinase has product MRWLMLLTHGALAVVTIFLVTLATHMLINEHFLNYIHELQSEEHLKIVKEFTEFYRDGKWNREQISKSGQEMLAKGYLITLTDSQGQTLWSPQQIDPQTYRQTLEQIQARAGVYFKTVKPSLITKEYPLKSPDNLSIGKLTISYYDTYFLNEHDILFLNSLNKSLLVIAGISFLMVLLFSTRISETMGRQLGAIVEAAKEIASRRQSFRDKLIDTKISEIKELAYAIKQLEEDLREQEESNKRLTADIAHELRTPLATLQSHLEALIEGIWEPTRERLISCHEEILRMTSLVNDLEKLNKYDTGQIELNKVKFDLSSLVNNIITNFQRDFYKKKIALTFSGQPCEIIADREKIGQVVVNLLTNSLKYTPEGGEVFINVFQRGGLSHIVVNDNGIGIAKKDLPYIFDRLYRADASRARSTGGAGIGLAIVKAIVEAHQGKIQVTSEVGKGTEVIVTIPNR; this is encoded by the coding sequence TTGCGCTGGTTGATGCTGTTAACCCATGGTGCATTGGCGGTAGTGACAATTTTTCTGGTTACCCTTGCCACGCACATGCTGATCAACGAGCATTTTTTAAATTATATCCATGAACTGCAGAGTGAGGAACATCTTAAAATTGTAAAAGAATTTACCGAATTTTACAGGGATGGTAAATGGAATCGGGAGCAAATCAGCAAATCAGGTCAGGAAATGTTGGCGAAAGGTTATTTAATAACTCTAACAGATAGCCAGGGTCAGACCCTGTGGTCACCGCAACAGATTGATCCACAAACATACCGGCAGACGCTGGAACAGATCCAGGCACGGGCAGGGGTATATTTTAAAACTGTCAAGCCTTCGTTGATTACTAAAGAATATCCGCTTAAAAGCCCGGATAATTTGTCCATTGGGAAATTAACAATTAGTTATTATGATACTTATTTTTTAAATGAACATGACATCCTTTTCTTAAATTCATTGAATAAATCGTTGCTAGTAATAGCTGGAATTTCTTTTTTGATGGTTTTATTGTTCAGTACCCGAATTTCTGAAACAATGGGCCGTCAATTAGGGGCAATAGTAGAAGCGGCTAAAGAGATAGCGTCAAGACGGCAAAGTTTTCGCGATAAATTGATCGATACTAAAATCAGTGAAATAAAAGAATTGGCCTATGCAATAAAACAACTGGAAGAGGATTTGCGAGAACAGGAGGAAAGCAATAAGCGATTAACTGCAGATATAGCCCATGAGCTGCGAACACCTTTAGCAACCTTGCAAAGTCATCTAGAGGCTTTAATAGAGGGGATTTGGGAGCCAACCAGAGAACGGTTAATCAGCTGTCATGAGGAAATTTTAAGAATGACCAGTCTGGTAAATGATCTGGAAAAACTTAATAAATACGATACCGGACAGATAGAACTCAATAAAGTTAAGTTTGATTTGTCAAGTTTGGTAAATAACATTATAACTAATTTTCAACGGGATTTCTATAAAAAAAAGATTGCCCTGACTTTCAGCGGGCAGCCGTGTGAAATCATTGCTGACCGGGAAAAAATTGGGCAAGTTGTTGTTAACTTATTAACCAATAGTTTGAAATATACTCCGGAAGGTGGTGAGGTTTTTATTAATGTGTTTCAACGGGGCGGCTTGAGCCACATCGTTGTAAATGACAACGGTATAGGTATTGCTAAAAAGGATCTACCCTATATTTTTGACCGTTTATATCGAGCAGATGCTTCCCGCGCTCGTTCTACCGGAGGTGCCGGTATCGGTTTGGCTATTGTCAAGGCTATTGTAGAGGCTCATCAAGGGAAAATACAGGTTACCAGTGAGGTGGGGAAGGGGACAGAAGTTATTGTAACCATACCCAATAGATAA
- a CDS encoding response regulator transcription factor — MAFPKKILVVDDEKKIVEVITSYLQKGGYKVDCAFDGSQALKRFQLFNPDLIILDLMLPDISGEKVCMEIRKKSGVPIIMLTAKSQVESRINGLELGADDYIVKPFSPQELMARVRAILRRTDDSEQIKSDKLTFANGYLEIDTITHEVKVEGKHINLTPSEYKILITMCKNPQRVFSRDELVIRVFGYDYTGNERAIDTHIKNLRQKIEKDSKHPQFILTVHGFGYKFGGGG, encoded by the coding sequence TTGGCGTTTCCCAAGAAAATCCTGGTAGTAGATGACGAGAAAAAAATTGTTGAGGTTATTACCTCTTACCTGCAAAAAGGAGGTTATAAGGTAGATTGTGCCTTTGATGGGAGCCAGGCGTTGAAGAGGTTTCAATTATTTAATCCCGACTTGATTATTTTGGATTTAATGTTGCCTGATATCAGTGGTGAAAAAGTTTGTATGGAGATAAGAAAGAAATCCGGGGTTCCCATTATTATGCTAACTGCTAAAAGTCAGGTAGAATCCAGAATCAATGGCTTGGAATTAGGGGCAGACGATTATATTGTCAAACCTTTCAGCCCCCAGGAATTAATGGCCCGGGTGAGAGCAATATTAAGAAGGACAGATGACTCTGAGCAGATAAAGTCAGATAAATTGACTTTTGCCAATGGCTATTTAGAAATTGATACAATTACCCATGAAGTTAAAGTGGAGGGGAAACATATAAATTTAACTCCCAGTGAATACAAGATTTTGATAACCATGTGTAAAAACCCGCAACGGGTTTTTAGCCGGGATGAATTGGTAATCAGGGTTTTCGGTTATGATTACACCGGTAATGAACGTGCTATTGATACTCATATCAAAAATCTTCGACAGAAAATTGAAAAGGACAGCAAACACCCTCAGTTTATTTTAACAGTGCATGGCTTTGGTTATAAATTCGGAGGAGGAGGCTGA